The proteins below come from a single Methyloprofundus sedimenti genomic window:
- a CDS encoding HAD-IIB family hydrolase translates to MNESKGNLYIALLSIHGLIRGSNLELGRDADTGGQILYVVELAKALASQPEVGKVDLITRRVVDSNVDEDYAQAIEIISDKLRIVRIEAGPEEYIFKEQLWDYMDVFVDNVATMFNQSNRLPDIIHSHYADAGYVGARLTSLLGVPLIHTGHSLGRVKRHSLLASGLSSADTEASYNIARRIEAEELALATAERVITSTHQEIEEQYELYDYYQPNQMRVIPPGTDLTKFMPPKGNELESPLFDKMTYHLKNANKPIILALSRPDKRKNIAALIDAYGQSPRLQEIANLLIVAGNRDDIDDLEDGAQEVFHELLVAIDRYDIYGKVSMPKHHRREQVALFYRIAANLGGVFVNPALTEPFGLTLIEAAASGLPIVATEDGGPKDIIGNCQNGFLINPLEPETISDALLRLLCDKKLWQKFSEQGIKGVREHYSWQAHAKRYLELVQPIVERSEQLVREPVKSRTALYSDRAIVSDLDQNLLGDTEALQELISLLRKHRKSTKFAIATGRRLDSALKIMKQYKIPEPDILITSGGAEINYAPKLAPDIAWEKHIDYHWAAHKIRKILDNYPGLEKQPKTEQSRFKLSYYINTESVDIEEIKSLLHQEEQSVHVQVAFEQYLDVLPLRASKGQALRYIADRWQIPLERIFVAGGSGADEDMMRGNTLAAVVANRHYEELSQLLELERIYFAQKKFAAGILEALDYYDFFNQCKDPKEVNLNE, encoded by the coding sequence ATGAACGAATCAAAAGGTAATTTGTATATTGCATTACTCAGCATTCACGGTTTAATTCGGGGTTCTAACCTTGAACTAGGACGAGATGCTGATACAGGAGGGCAAATCTTGTATGTTGTCGAGCTTGCTAAAGCATTAGCTTCCCAGCCTGAAGTGGGTAAAGTTGATTTAATCACTCGTCGAGTAGTTGACAGCAATGTAGATGAAGATTATGCCCAGGCTATTGAAATTATCTCAGATAAGCTCCGCATTGTGCGTATAGAAGCAGGGCCTGAAGAATATATCTTTAAAGAGCAGTTATGGGATTATATGGATGTTTTTGTAGATAATGTCGCAACGATGTTCAATCAAAGCAACAGACTGCCTGATATTATTCACAGTCATTATGCGGATGCTGGTTATGTTGGGGCGCGTTTAACTAGCTTACTTGGAGTTCCTTTGATACATACAGGTCATTCTTTAGGCAGAGTTAAACGTCATAGTTTATTGGCAAGCGGTCTTTCCAGTGCCGATACCGAGGCGAGTTATAACATAGCGAGAAGAATAGAGGCCGAAGAGCTGGCTTTAGCAACAGCAGAGCGAGTGATTACCAGTACGCATCAGGAAATTGAGGAGCAGTACGAACTTTATGATTACTATCAGCCGAATCAAATGCGGGTTATTCCACCAGGAACTGACTTAACCAAATTTATGCCGCCTAAGGGTAATGAGCTTGAATCCCCTTTATTTGACAAGATGACCTATCATTTAAAAAATGCCAATAAACCTATTATTTTGGCTCTTTCAAGACCAGATAAACGCAAAAACATTGCAGCTTTGATTGATGCGTATGGACAGTCGCCACGTCTGCAAGAAATTGCTAATCTATTAATTGTTGCAGGTAATCGTGATGATATTGATGATTTGGAAGATGGTGCACAAGAAGTTTTTCATGAGTTATTAGTTGCCATTGACCGTTATGATATTTATGGCAAAGTTTCGATGCCAAAACATCACCGTCGCGAACAAGTCGCTCTGTTTTATCGTATTGCCGCCAATTTGGGCGGAGTCTTTGTTAATCCAGCTTTAACCGAACCTTTTGGTTTGACGCTGATTGAGGCGGCAGCCTCTGGACTGCCCATTGTAGCCACTGAAGACGGTGGTCCTAAAGATATTATTGGCAATTGTCAGAATGGTTTTTTAATTAACCCATTAGAGCCTGAAACCATTAGTGACGCACTATTAAGACTTTTGTGCGACAAAAAGCTTTGGCAAAAATTCAGTGAGCAAGGCATCAAAGGAGTGCGTGAGCATTATTCATGGCAGGCACATGCAAAACGCTATCTGGAATTGGTGCAACCGATTGTTGAACGTTCAGAACAACTGGTAAGGGAGCCAGTAAAAAGTCGCACCGCTCTATATAGCGACCGTGCAATTGTCAGTGATTTAGACCAGAACTTATTAGGCGATACCGAGGCGTTACAAGAATTGATCAGTCTCTTGCGCAAGCATCGTAAAAGTACCAAATTTGCGATCGCAACCGGGCGTAGACTTGATTCTGCATTAAAGATAATGAAACAATATAAGATTCCAGAACCTGATATTTTAATCACCAGTGGTGGCGCTGAAATTAATTACGCGCCAAAACTAGCCCCTGATATTGCCTGGGAAAAACATATCGATTATCACTGGGCAGCGCATAAAATCAGAAAAATACTAGATAATTATCCAGGCTTGGAAAAACAGCCTAAAACTGAACAAAGCCGATTTAAACTGAGTTATTACATTAATACCGAGAGCGTAGATATTGAAGAAATTAAAAGCCTGCTGCATCAAGAAGAGCAGAGTGTTCACGTGCAAGTAGCATTTGAACAATATCTGGATGTTTTGCCATTACGTGCATCTAAAGGACAGGCTTTGCGTTATATTGCAGATCGATGGCAAATTCCTTTAGAGCGAATTTTTGTGGCAGGCGGCTCTGGTGCAGATGAAGATATGATGCGTGGCAATACATTAGCGGCTGTTGTAGCTAACCGCCATTATGAGGAATTATCGCAATTACTGGAGTTGGAACGCATTTATTTTGCTCAGAAAAAATTTGCTGCAGGAATTCTGGAAGCACTCGATTATTATGATTTTTTTAATCAATGCAAAGACCCAAAGGAAGTAAATCTCAATGAATGA
- a CDS encoding HAD-IIB family hydrolase: protein MNDFKLLLCTDMDRTIIPNGLQPESSDARKRFADFCQLPEVTLAYVTGRHLALVEKAIKNYSLPKPDFVISDVGTKIYQLKNKCWTDMPVWSEEIAKDWNGKNHAQLKQLFSHIKKLNIQEVSKQNTYKLSYYLPLQVDQNAIIAEMQLLLEKENVKASLIWSIDEPKGVGLLDVLPQNATKLHAIDFLYKLLGYRIDEVIFAGDSGNDLPVLSSPIPSILVANATDDIKQTAIKLVIQNNCIDSLYIANSKALNMNGNYAAGVLEGVWHFAPEIRNKLQKGVDNGE from the coding sequence ATGAATGATTTTAAATTACTACTCTGTACTGATATGGACAGAACCATTATTCCTAACGGTCTACAGCCAGAATCATCTGATGCAAGAAAACGCTTTGCTGATTTTTGCCAGCTTCCTGAAGTTACATTAGCCTATGTAACGGGACGACATCTGGCATTAGTTGAAAAGGCAATAAAAAATTATTCCTTACCTAAGCCTGATTTTGTCATTAGCGATGTAGGTACTAAAATTTATCAGCTTAAAAATAAATGCTGGACCGACATGCCTGTTTGGAGTGAGGAAATAGCTAAAGACTGGAATGGCAAAAATCATGCACAACTCAAGCAGCTGTTTAGCCACATAAAAAAATTAAATATCCAGGAAGTCAGCAAACAGAATACTTATAAATTAAGTTATTACCTGCCTTTGCAAGTTGATCAAAATGCAATAATCGCTGAAATGCAACTGCTCCTTGAAAAAGAAAACGTTAAGGCAAGCCTGATATGGAGCATAGACGAACCTAAAGGCGTGGGCTTGCTAGATGTGTTACCCCAAAATGCAACTAAACTTCATGCGATTGATTTTTTATATAAACTATTGGGCTATCGCATTGATGAAGTTATTTTTGCAGGCGATAGCGGCAATGATTTACCTGTGCTTAGCAGCCCCATTCCCTCAATATTAGTCGCTAATGCGACAGACGACATAAAACAAACTGCTATCAAGCTGGTCATACAAAATAATTGTATAGACAGCCTATATATTGCCAATAGCAAAGCATTAAATATGAATGGCAATTATGCGGCTGGCGTATTAGAAGGAGTGTGGCATTTTGCCCCCGAAATTCGTAACAAACTGCAAAAAGGAGTCGATAATGGCGAATGA
- a CDS encoding carbohydrate kinase family protein, protein MANDDAKVVIFGEVLFDCFPTGEKVLGGAPFNVAWHLQALGNSPRFISSIGEDNLGQKILSAMEEWGMDTGLVQRDPEHPTGQVQISIIEGEPQYTISPDCAYDFIDEKAISNLNAGGILYHGSLGLRNAVSRQAFMQLMLQNPQLSVFLDVNLRAPWWQKEDVYTWMKHARWVKLNQDELRLLGFSDPDIRQAMTNLQAQFQIEQLIVTRGEQGALLGTNDGMFHTIKPAVVSDVVDTVGAGDAFTAIFIHGLLASWPVVDILDIAQRFAGKIIMQRGATPADIEFYQDFV, encoded by the coding sequence ATGGCGAATGATGACGCAAAGGTTGTTATTTTTGGTGAGGTGTTATTTGACTGTTTTCCTACAGGTGAAAAGGTTTTAGGTGGTGCGCCTTTTAATGTCGCATGGCATTTACAAGCTTTAGGTAACAGCCCGCGTTTTATTTCCTCGATTGGTGAGGATAATTTAGGTCAAAAAATCCTTAGCGCGATGGAGGAATGGGGAATGGATACTGGCCTTGTTCAACGCGACCCTGAACATCCTACAGGACAAGTGCAAATCTCTATTATCGAAGGCGAGCCGCAGTACACCATTAGCCCTGATTGCGCCTATGATTTTATTGACGAAAAAGCCATCAGCAACCTGAATGCAGGCGGTATTTTATATCATGGCAGTTTAGGTTTGCGTAATGCTGTTTCACGCCAGGCCTTTATGCAGCTTATGCTGCAAAATCCACAGTTATCGGTATTTTTAGATGTAAATTTACGCGCACCCTGGTGGCAAAAAGAGGATGTTTATACATGGATGAAACATGCGCGCTGGGTGAAATTAAATCAAGATGAGCTTCGGCTTTTAGGATTTTCTGACCCGGATATCAGACAGGCAATGACAAATTTACAGGCACAATTTCAAATTGAGCAATTAATTGTCACCCGGGGCGAGCAGGGTGCATTGCTTGGTACTAATGATGGCATGTTTCATACAATTAAGCCGGCGGTGGTCAGTGATGTCGTTGATACCGTAGGCGCAGGCGATGCCTTCACTGCCATATTTATTCATGGACTTCTTGCTTCATGGCCGGTTGTCGATATCCTCGACATTGCTCAAAGATTTGCCGGTAAAATCATCATGCAACGTGGAGCAACGCCTGCTGATATTGAGTTTTATCAAGATTTTGTTTAA
- a CDS encoding alpha-amylase family glycosyl hydrolase, with the protein MYEQVSHTLLNTILNHIKPEISKQDLRHFYTRLGANFYAIHSLLQRLYGDRPDFEQQALRLVETMARQYINRPERLRELDLDRERDYNWFLSQKWVGMALYSNGFAGDLNGIKQHLSYFQELGINLVHIMPVMRCPEGNSDGGYAVSDFREIDERAGSLDDLHDLSEEMAKRDILLVLDVVVNHTSNEHEWAQKAQAGDKKYQDYFYTFKNRNVPDMFEETLPEIFPENAPGNFTWDETMQRWVMTVFNNYQWDLNYSNPEVFIEMLDIVLYWANRGADILRLDAVAFLWKKIGSTCQNEREAHLILQLMKDCCQVTAPGVVFIAEAIVAPVEVIKYFGEDAVIAKECEIAYNATFMALLWDAVATKNSLLLNLGIKNLPVKLERATWLNYIRCHDDIGLGFDDRDIASAGYEPRNHRKFLIDYYTGNFDHSHARGLPFGQNIKTGDARISGSLASLVGLQYALEIADPKAIADAVQIILLLHGMILSFGGIPLLYYGDEIGTLNDDTYHHEPSKADDSRWIHRPTIDWNKAALRNSPNTVEYEIFTALKRMIAVRKEIEVFADFNNRELIEVENPHLFVFGRYHPNKPTERVLITANFSNKPQQLNLENLDSWTVSQQGRLNDLYSGQQPDIFNNTLVIPAFSFYWLSET; encoded by the coding sequence ATGTACGAACAAGTTTCACATACCCTTTTAAACACAATTTTAAACCACATAAAACCAGAAATATCCAAGCAGGATTTACGTCATTTTTACACTCGCCTGGGGGCGAATTTTTATGCGATTCATTCGCTGTTGCAAAGGCTTTATGGTGATCGTCCTGATTTTGAACAGCAAGCCTTACGTCTGGTAGAAACCATGGCGCGACAGTATATCAATCGCCCGGAAAGACTTCGCGAGCTGGATCTTGATAGAGAACGTGACTATAACTGGTTTTTGTCTCAAAAATGGGTAGGCATGGCCTTATATAGCAATGGTTTTGCCGGTGATCTTAACGGTATTAAACAGCATTTAAGTTATTTCCAGGAGTTAGGTATTAATCTAGTGCATATTATGCCAGTGATGCGTTGTCCTGAAGGTAATAGTGATGGCGGCTACGCGGTCAGTGATTTTAGAGAAATAGACGAACGCGCGGGCAGTCTTGACGATTTACACGACTTATCTGAGGAAATGGCTAAAAGAGATATTTTGCTCGTTCTTGATGTTGTGGTTAATCACACTTCAAATGAACATGAATGGGCGCAAAAAGCACAAGCGGGCGATAAAAAATATCAGGATTATTTCTATACGTTTAAAAATCGTAATGTTCCCGATATGTTTGAAGAAACTTTGCCCGAGATTTTCCCGGAAAATGCACCTGGAAATTTTACCTGGGATGAAACCATGCAACGCTGGGTAATGACTGTTTTTAACAATTATCAATGGGATTTAAACTACAGTAATCCTGAAGTTTTTATAGAGATGCTGGATATTGTGCTGTACTGGGCAAATCGCGGCGCGGATATTTTACGACTGGATGCGGTGGCGTTTTTATGGAAAAAAATAGGCAGTACCTGCCAGAATGAGCGTGAAGCACATTTGATTTTGCAATTAATGAAAGATTGCTGTCAAGTGACTGCGCCAGGAGTGGTTTTTATTGCTGAAGCGATAGTTGCACCGGTGGAAGTGATTAAATATTTTGGTGAAGATGCGGTCATTGCCAAAGAATGTGAAATTGCCTATAACGCTACCTTCATGGCGTTATTATGGGATGCCGTTGCGACCAAAAACAGTCTGCTTTTGAATTTAGGTATTAAAAATTTACCTGTCAAACTTGAGCGCGCAACATGGCTTAATTATATTCGTTGCCATGATGATATAGGCCTGGGATTTGATGATAGAGATATTGCATCAGCAGGTTATGAGCCCCGTAATCACCGGAAATTTTTAATTGATTATTACACCGGAAATTTTGATCACTCTCATGCTCGAGGCTTACCTTTCGGTCAAAATATTAAAACAGGTGATGCGCGTATTTCCGGCTCACTAGCCTCATTAGTTGGATTACAATATGCGCTGGAAATAGCTGATCCAAAAGCAATAGCCGATGCCGTACAAATTATTTTATTACTACATGGGATGATTCTCTCTTTTGGTGGCATTCCATTACTTTATTATGGTGATGAGATCGGTACCTTAAACGACGATACTTATCACCACGAGCCTTCTAAAGCGGATGACTCGCGATGGATTCACAGGCCTACTATAGACTGGAATAAAGCCGCCCTTAGAAATTCACCAAACACTGTAGAATATGAAATTTTTACGGCATTAAAACGCATGATTGCGGTTCGTAAGGAAATTGAAGTTTTTGCCGACTTTAATAACCGGGAGTTGATCGAAGTTGAAAATCCGCATTTATTTGTTTTTGGACGCTACCATCCAAATAAACCGACTGAACGCGTTTTAATTACCGCTAATTTTAGCAACAAGCCGCAACAACTTAATTTGGAAAATCTTGATAGCTGGACAGTTTCTCAACAAGGGAGATTGAATGATTTATACAGTGGTCAACAGCCTGATATTTTTAACAATACCCTGGTGATTCCGGCATTTAGCTTTTATTGGTTAAGTGAAACCTGA
- a CDS encoding DUF2202 domain-containing protein produces the protein MNKLNIKLVTIALVMPISFSAWATNNANGLMPNKMMGDSICQLDVNQIQIRSLAQPEIDVLKFMREEEKLARDVYQVFFENTSATVFNNISQSEQKHMDQVKLFLDAYEIEDPAKTNEGEFTDLSLQALYDQLLEQGAESDLAAYNVGALIEEVDIKDLDAAIEDTDIPELINMYTQLRDASYNHLRAFTRQIIMLDGSYTSQVLDQQTVDSILNTANTKMQIGNAIRVNGTEESASSACFISNLKADEQILQNGSSIPSSQIVNISYQVKADVIDIGQTVDWVLLANYGTTDGPSNWFVRDTDQWKDWNGQVADLPAAETGYVLQSEQTIPVFNGTLDAMPGTYTIYIGYRLEDDSLVYKQSPLVFSIIP, from the coding sequence ATGAACAAGTTAAATATAAAATTAGTAACAATAGCTCTTGTCATGCCCATCAGTTTTTCAGCCTGGGCCACAAATAATGCTAATGGACTTATGCCAAATAAGATGATGGGAGATAGCATTTGTCAGCTAGATGTTAACCAAATTCAAATACGCTCTTTAGCGCAACCTGAAATTGATGTCCTGAAGTTTATGCGTGAGGAAGAAAAATTAGCCCGCGATGTTTATCAAGTTTTTTTTGAAAACACATCGGCGACTGTATTTAACAATATCTCGCAGTCGGAACAGAAGCATATGGATCAGGTGAAATTGTTTTTAGATGCTTATGAGATAGAGGACCCGGCTAAAACAAACGAGGGAGAGTTTACTGATTTATCATTACAGGCGCTCTATGATCAATTACTGGAACAAGGGGCTGAGTCTGATTTGGCAGCCTATAATGTGGGCGCATTAATCGAAGAAGTGGATATTAAAGATTTAGATGCAGCGATTGAGGATACAGATATCCCTGAGCTAATCAATATGTACACTCAACTTCGGGATGCCTCATATAATCACTTACGTGCATTCACCAGGCAAATTATTATGCTCGACGGATCTTACACCTCGCAGGTGTTAGATCAACAGACCGTTGACAGTATATTGAATACCGCAAATACTAAAATGCAAATAGGGAATGCCATAAGAGTGAATGGAACAGAGGAAAGTGCAAGCAGCGCCTGCTTTATCTCAAATTTAAAAGCTGACGAGCAAATCTTACAGAATGGAAGTTCAATTCCATCAAGCCAGATAGTGAATATTAGCTATCAGGTGAAAGCTGATGTTATAGATATTGGACAAACAGTTGATTGGGTCCTACTGGCTAATTATGGCACAACTGATGGTCCATCTAACTGGTTTGTACGCGATACAGATCAATGGAAAGACTGGAATGGTCAAGTAGCAGACCTGCCTGCTGCAGAGACTGGCTATGTATTACAAAGTGAGCAAACTATCCCTGTTTTTAACGGGACGTTAGATGCAATGCCAGGAACATACACTATTTATATCGGCTATCGCCTGGAAGATGATAGTCTTGTATATAAACAATCGCCACTGGTTTTTTCAATTATTCCTTAA
- a CDS encoding LBF_2804 family protein, translating into MSNSKESKSTYMREQPAGFLERVGVDYYRHLAKDAGIDKMSALTIDELPPDDTLRSIAENMTLLAAIIAFSVGALTTVVSVWIEWTFAGQLDQYTYYALYGGVVLLMLGVELLVLFWLGLKTVHGLACLTGHHRASDDPFLPGDDAVPNILARAALEVPDPVIHYLGIDPLKYISKSKLLLVGLLYKAKVILSSAAVKFVLVRMLGKGALRIGFIWVSVPITGIWDAFTLYKVTREARLRLFGNRLAHYLAKEIMTPELINKLSHKTKEGAVRAVANMVVLAQNYHPNMLVLLVKLSETLEIREDSNYDDWDEFLLLLDEVSVEEKYFLLDLLSIAAAFDGHLSRLEKHYLPEAFGELTGVYMQRIDTLKELLLTGQLHAAKALCKLDFQPG; encoded by the coding sequence ATGTCTAATAGCAAAGAAAGTAAAAGTACTTATATGCGTGAACAACCAGCAGGTTTTTTAGAAAGGGTGGGGGTAGATTATTATCGCCATCTGGCTAAAGATGCAGGCATTGATAAAATGTCGGCGCTTACCATTGATGAACTGCCGCCTGATGACACTTTGCGTTCAATTGCTGAAAACATGACATTGCTCGCGGCTATTATTGCATTTTCTGTGGGCGCTTTGACCACGGTTGTTTCGGTCTGGATTGAATGGACGTTCGCAGGGCAGTTAGATCAGTATACCTACTATGCCTTATATGGGGGTGTTGTGCTACTTATGCTCGGTGTTGAATTATTGGTATTATTCTGGCTGGGATTAAAAACGGTTCACGGACTTGCCTGTCTGACCGGGCATCACAGGGCCAGTGATGATCCTTTTTTGCCCGGTGATGATGCGGTACCCAATATCCTGGCTCGTGCTGCATTGGAAGTCCCTGATCCTGTTATTCATTATCTGGGCATAGATCCATTAAAATATATTTCCAAATCAAAGCTGTTGTTGGTCGGTTTACTTTATAAAGCCAAAGTGATTTTATCCAGCGCAGCGGTTAAGTTCGTTCTGGTGCGTATGCTGGGTAAGGGGGCTTTACGTATCGGATTTATCTGGGTTTCTGTCCCTATAACCGGAATTTGGGATGCCTTTACCTTATATAAAGTAACACGCGAGGCCAGATTGCGATTATTTGGTAATCGTTTAGCACACTATTTAGCCAAAGAAATCATGACACCTGAACTTATCAATAAACTCAGTCATAAAACCAAAGAAGGTGCCGTCAGGGCGGTAGCGAATATGGTGGTGCTGGCACAAAATTATCATCCTAATATGTTGGTATTATTGGTTAAATTATCCGAGACGCTTGAAATTCGTGAAGACAGTAATTATGACGATTGGGACGAATTTTTGCTTTTATTAGACGAAGTATCCGTTGAAGAGAAGTATTTTTTACTGGATTTGTTAAGTATTGCTGCAGCATTTGACGGTCACTTATCGCGGCTGGAAAAGCACTATTTACCAGAAGCATTTGGTGAATTAACCGGGGTGTATATGCAACGTATAGACACACTTAAGGAACTGTTATTGACAGGTCAGTTACATGCCGCAAAGGCGCTTTGTAAACTGGATTTTCAGCCAGGTTAG
- a CDS encoding LysR family transcriptional regulator — protein MRATLHQLKIFQQVAELLNHSAAANKLNLTQPAVSIQIKQLENNLGLSLFEKIGKKIFLTSAGRELNHFCNDIFSRIDHMDMKLSAMKGQLEGEFLLAAVTSAKYFTPHLLGAFHKLHPKVSLHLEVANRSQTIQLLKKNEVDLVIMGMVPENMRLKRYPITENPIVIIANPSHPLALQRNIPCSELAKHTFIMRENGSGTRKGFENFLLSQNIKLTPSMILGSSETIKQAVIADLGISVLSRHSVALELATKCLVELDVQDFPLMRCWYVVHHETKQLSPAAIAFIDFILYQKETVDNLCNRFLETHFVAQ, from the coding sequence ATGCGTGCGACTCTTCACCAATTAAAAATATTTCAACAAGTCGCCGAGTTACTCAATCACTCTGCGGCAGCTAATAAACTAAACCTGACCCAGCCAGCAGTCAGCATTCAAATCAAACAACTGGAAAATAATCTGGGGCTCTCTTTATTCGAAAAAATAGGCAAGAAAATTTTTCTTACCTCCGCCGGTCGGGAACTCAATCATTTCTGCAATGATATATTTTCTCGAATTGATCATATGGATATGAAGCTGAGCGCCATGAAAGGCCAATTAGAAGGTGAATTTCTCCTTGCCGCCGTGACCAGTGCCAAATATTTTACACCACATCTTTTAGGTGCATTTCATAAACTGCACCCAAAAGTCAGTCTGCATTTAGAGGTTGCCAACCGCAGCCAGACCATTCAGTTATTAAAGAAAAATGAGGTTGATCTGGTGATTATGGGAATGGTTCCGGAAAACATGCGCTTAAAACGTTACCCAATTACTGAAAACCCTATCGTTATAATTGCCAACCCATCTCACCCCCTGGCATTGCAACGCAATATACCCTGTAGTGAACTGGCAAAACATACATTTATTATGCGTGAAAATGGCTCAGGCACACGTAAAGGTTTTGAGAATTTTCTGCTATCCCAGAATATTAAGTTAACACCCAGCATGATACTCGGCAGCAGTGAAACTATTAAACAAGCAGTGATAGCTGACCTGGGAATATCGGTACTTTCTCGACACAGCGTTGCTTTAGAACTTGCAACAAAATGTCTGGTAGAACTCGATGTGCAAGATTTCCCACTGATGCGCTGCTGGTATGTGGTTCACCATGAAACAAAACAGTTATCACCTGCAGCGATAGCGTTTATTGATTTTATTCTTTACCAAAAGGAAACCGTGGACAACTTGTGCAACCGGTTTCTGGAAACGCATTTTGTTGCACAATAA
- a CDS encoding acetyl-CoA carboxylase biotin carboxylase subunit encodes MLTKILIANRGEIAVRIIRACRELGIRSVAAYSEADRFALHVKKADEAYCIGSDPLSGYLNPQQLVNLAKSVGCDGLHPGYGFLSENPLLAEICAQQGITFVGPNGAVIRKMGDKTAARKSMIDANIPVTPGSDGNLSGLDDAVNKASEIGYPVMLKATSGGGGRGIRRCDNETELRQNYDRVISEATKAFGSADVFMEKCIVNPKHIEVQILADSLGNAVHLYERDCSIQRRNQKLIEIAPSPQLSQEQRETIGELAVRAAKAVNYQNAGTVEFLLDSDGSFYFMEMNTRVQVEHTITEEITGIDIVQEQLRIASGLPLSVKQEEIQIKGFALQFRINAEDPQNDFLPSFGRISRYYAPGGPGVRTDTSIYTGYQLPPYYDSLCAKLVVWAKDWPGVIARGQRALDDMRLFGIKTTIPYYQQILKSEDFKSADFDTSFVDMHPELTHYSLKRDPEELATVIAAAIAIHSGF; translated from the coding sequence GTGTTAACCAAGATATTGATAGCCAATCGCGGCGAAATTGCTGTACGCATTATCAGAGCCTGTCGAGAACTCGGTATTCGTTCAGTTGCAGCCTATTCAGAAGCAGATCGTTTTGCCTTGCATGTAAAAAAAGCGGATGAAGCTTATTGCATAGGTTCAGACCCGCTTTCGGGTTATCTTAATCCGCAGCAACTGGTAAATCTTGCCAAATCTGTCGGCTGTGATGGCTTGCATCCGGGGTATGGATTTTTATCAGAAAACCCTTTACTGGCGGAGATTTGTGCGCAGCAAGGCATTACATTTGTTGGCCCTAATGGCGCCGTCATTCGTAAAATGGGGGATAAAACCGCTGCCAGAAAAAGCATGATTGACGCTAATATACCTGTTACACCGGGGAGTGATGGTAATTTGTCAGGATTGGATGATGCGGTCAACAAAGCCAGTGAGATTGGCTATCCAGTCATGTTGAAAGCCACATCTGGAGGCGGAGGGCGGGGTATTCGACGCTGTGATAATGAAACAGAATTGCGCCAGAATTATGATCGGGTGATTTCAGAAGCCACTAAGGCTTTTGGTAGCGCAGATGTCTTTATGGAAAAATGTATCGTTAACCCGAAACATATAGAAGTGCAGATATTAGCAGATAGTCTAGGCAATGCCGTTCACCTTTATGAACGTGACTGCTCTATTCAGCGACGTAACCAGAAATTAATAGAAATAGCGCCGTCGCCTCAACTTTCACAAGAACAACGTGAAACTATTGGAGAACTGGCAGTTAGGGCGGCCAAAGCAGTTAATTACCAGAATGCGGGGACAGTTGAATTTCTGCTGGACAGTGATGGCAGCTTCTATTTTATGGAAATGAATACCCGGGTACAGGTTGAGCACACCATCACTGAAGAAATCACCGGTATTGATATTGTGCAGGAACAGTTGCGCATTGCCTCGGGTTTGCCCTTAAGTGTCAAACAGGAAGAGATACAAATTAAAGGTTTTGCACTGCAATTCCGGATTAATGCGGAAGACCCGCAGAACGATTTTCTCCCCAGTTTTGGTCGCATAAGCCGTTATTACGCACCCGGGGGGCCCGGAGTTCGTACCGACACCTCAATCTACACTGGCTACCAGTTACCGCCTTATTATGATTCACTTTGCGCTAAACTCGTGGTGTGGGCGAAGGACTGGCCTGGTGTCATTGCGCGTGGACAAAGAGCTCTGGATGATATGCGCTTGTTCGGCATTAAAACCACGATTCCTTATTATCAGCAAATTTTAAAATCGGAAGATTTTAAAAGTGCGGATTTTGATACTTCTTTTGTAGACATGCATCCAGAGCTTACCCATTATTCACTGAAACGAGATCCAGAAGAGTTGGCCACTGTTATTGCCGCAGCTATCGCAATTCATTCAGGTTTTTAG